The sequence AAACCGGAAAGCTGCTTGAAATATCGGTGGTGTATCCGCATCCGCCAAAGCCTGAAAAGGAAAAATCGAAGCGCATCATTTTAGAACTGCTTAAAAAGTATCCAGTCTCTATTATTGCCATCGGTAATGGAACTGCATCACGTGAATCAGAATTATTCATTGTTGAATGTATTAAAGAAGCAGCGGCGGGCGTTTCGTATGTAATTGTTAATGAGGCAGGTGCGAGTGTGTATTCAGCTTCAGCCAAGGCGCGAGAAGAGTTCCCAGATTTACAGGTTGAACAACGGAGTGCGGTATCGATAGCACGACGTCTACAAGATCCGTTGTCTGAACTAGTGAAAATTGATCCGGGTTCTGTTGGTGTAGGGCAATATCAGCATGATGTGGCAAAGAAGCGCTTATCGGAATCATTAACGTTCGTTGTTGAAACAGCCGTGAACCGAGTAGGTGTAGATGTGAACACAGCTTCCTCATCGTTGCTTCAATATGTAGCAGGCCTATCGAAAGTGGTAGCAGAAAACATTGTAAAGTCTCGTGAAGAGAATGGTTTGTTTACAAAGCGTAACCAATTGAAGAAAGTACCACGTCTTGGGGCGAAGACTTATGAGCAGGCAATTGGTTTCCTTCGCGTACCTGGCGCAGCAGATCCTTTTGATTCAACGGGAATCCACCCAGAAAGTTATGCATTGGCCGAGCGTGTATTGGAAGAAGTAGGATTAGGAAAGAAAGTGCTTGGCAAGAAAGAAACAGCGGAAGCATTAGCGAGTCTGGATATCAAAGCGTTAGCGGCGAAGTTAGATGTTGGAGAAGTAACGCTGAAGGACATTGTCGAAACGCTCCAAAGGCCGAATCGGGATCCGCGCGATGACTTTCCACAGCCGCTACTGAAAGCAGACGTGTTAGATATGAAGGATCTATACGCAGGACTTGAGATGCAAGGGACCGTTCGTAACGTCGTTGACTTCGGCGCATTTGTCGATATCGGGGTAAAGGAAGACGGTCTAGTTCATATATCGAAACTGAAAAAAGGATTTGTGAAACATCCATTGGATGTTGTTGCATCAGGTGATATTGTTACGGTATGGGTAGACGGGGTAGATAAAGCAAAAGGTAGAATTTCATTAACTATG comes from Sporosarcina sp. FSL K6-3457 and encodes:
- a CDS encoding Tex family protein gives rise to the protein MIGHIIEATAGKAAVSIRQTEKVIALLDQGNTVPFIARYRKEETGSLDEVQIKAVEDAYSYVKGLEQRKEEVIRLIDEQGKLDDELRKSIESATVLQRIEDLYRPFKQKRRTRAMIAIESGLEPLANQLLEFSASVPEEIAKSFINEESGVNTVEEALAGARDIVAERFADDAAIRENIRKLTWNNGLIVSAIRKGAEDERNVFGNYYEYEEPLKKIVPHRVLALNRGEKEEVLRIGISFPAEQIVGGLERELIRKAHVPAAAQVKEAIEDAFKRLIAPSIEREIRAALTEKAEEQAIHVFSENLKSLLLQPPLKGKVVLGVDPAFRSGCKLAVVDETGKLLEISVVYPHPPKPEKEKSKRIILELLKKYPVSIIAIGNGTASRESELFIVECIKEAAAGVSYVIVNEAGASVYSASAKAREEFPDLQVEQRSAVSIARRLQDPLSELVKIDPGSVGVGQYQHDVAKKRLSESLTFVVETAVNRVGVDVNTASSSLLQYVAGLSKVVAENIVKSREENGLFTKRNQLKKVPRLGAKTYEQAIGFLRVPGAADPFDSTGIHPESYALAERVLEEVGLGKKVLGKKETAEALASLDIKALAAKLDVGEVTLKDIVETLQRPNRDPRDDFPQPLLKADVLDMKDLYAGLEMQGTVRNVVDFGAFVDIGVKEDGLVHISKLKKGFVKHPLDVVASGDIVTVWVDGVDKAKGRISLTMLPPSKN